Proteins encoded within one genomic window of Trichoderma asperellum chromosome 2, complete sequence:
- a CDS encoding uncharacterized protein (EggNog:ENOG41~MEROPS:MER0016549) gives MLLISDPQQTQICETTPDVKAFSGYVNLPPNLIPGQGYPIHSFFWFFEARDDPENAPLSLWLQGGPGSPSVVAALGENGPCSVLADSRGTVLNPWSWNNDANMLYLDQPVQVGFSYDSLINGTINEPKSPFAVTPKNLSLADLSQDTITAVPGTFASQSVALTANTSFTAARTSWYFLQTWIQEFPEYKLKDNHLSLWGESYGGHYVPTLAGYITTQNDVIATENASMTAAIPLHIDVIGLVNACIDNSVQTPLYPVFAYNNTYGLQVINNTEYQDALAAVPQCLYLTDACRCLANELDPEGWGNNKRVNQACETAYKFCFGPILQPFNSKGHDQFDFTQLAPDSFPPKFAAGYLNSRETQLALGVPLNFTGLSSAVAQVFLQTGDFIRGHNLELLGGLLDSGIRVALVYGDRDYQCNWFGGEQISLAIQSSSSASFRSAGYASISTNDSYIGGVVRQHGNLSFSRVFDAGHQVPYYQPETAYRIFSRAMAGLDIATGQVLPGAKYSTVGPNSSFSIKNIVPRPSEPLCYTWDIMETCTPAQTALLANGTAIVRDFIMVGYTLPNGTEVMY, from the exons ATGTTGCTAATATCCGATCCTCAACAGACCCAAATCTGCGAGACAACCCCAGACGTTAAAGCCTTTAGTGGATATGTCAACCTTCCTCCTAATCTCATCCCGGGCCAGGGCTACCCTATCCACTCCTTTTTCTGGTTCTTTGAGGCTCGTGACGATCCTGAGAATGCGCCACTCTCCCTTTGGCTGCAGGGTGGCCCGGGTTCTCCATCAGTTGTAGCGGCATTAGGGGAAAACGGGCCATGCTCTGTCCTCGCGGACTCGAGGGGGACAGTGCTGAACCCATGGTCATGGAATAATGACGCTAATATGCTATATCTAGACCAGCCTGTCCAGGTTGGCTTCTCGTATGACTCGCTTATTAACGGTACTATTAACGAGCCGAAGTCGCCATTCGCTGTTACCCCCAAGAACCTCTCTCTTGCAGATCTATCTCAAGATACGATAACTGCCGTTCCAGGGACATTTGCATCTCAGAGCGTTGCCCTGACAGCCAATACAAGCTTCACCGCGGCGAGAACGAGCTGGTATTTTTTGCAGACCTGGATACAAGA GTTCCCCGAATACAAGTTAAAAGACAACCATCTAAGCCTCTGGGGAGAGTCATATGGCGGTCACTACGTCCCGACCCTAGCTGGCTATATCACCACTCAGAATGATGTCATTGCTACTGAGAATGCCTCGATGACAGCCGCTATCCCTTTGCATATCGATGTTATCGGCTTGGTAAACGCTTGTATTGATAACAGTGTCCAGACGCCGTTATACCCTGTCTTCGCATATAACAATACCTACGGTTTGCAAGTCATTAACAACACTGAGTACCAGgatgccttggctgctgtgCCCCAGTGTCTCTACTTAACCGACGCTTGTCGATGCCTGGCTAATGAGCTGGACCCGGAGGGTTGGGGAAACAATAAGAGAGTTAACCAAGCTTGCGAGACAGCATACAAGTTCTGTTTTGGGCCCATATTGCAGCCCTTTAACTCTAAAGGG CATGACCAATTTGACTTCACTCAGTTAGCGCCAGACTCGTTTCCGCCCAAGTTTGCGGCAGGTTATCTAAACTCGCGCGAGACACAGCTCGCGCTTGGTGTGCCGCTTAACTTCACAGGCCTCTCGTCTGCTGTGGCCCAGGTTTTTCTACAGACAGGCGATTTCATCCGGGGGCACAACCTCGAGCTCCTGGGAGGACTGCTTGATAGTGGCATTAGGGTCGCGCTTGTCTATGGCGATAGGGACTATCAGTGTAACT gGTTCGGTGGTGAACAAATTAGCCTAGCTATtcaatcatcgtcatccgcAAGTTTCCGATCCGCTGGCTATGCCAGTATCAGCACCAATGACAGCTATATAGGTGGCGTAGTGCGCCAGCACGGGAACCTTTCGTTCTCGCGGGTCTTTGATGCAGGGCACCAGG TCCCATACTACCAGCCCGAGACAGCGTACCGTATCTTTTCCCGTGCTATGGCTGGCCTAGACATCGCGACGGGCCAGGTTCTCCCCGGGGCTAAATACTCTACCGTAGGGCCaaacagcagcttcagcattAAAAACATAGTACCGAGGCCTTCAGAGCCACTATGCTATACGTGGGACATTATGGAAACATGCACGCCGGCTCAGACGGCGCTACTAGCTAACGGGACAGCTATAGTGCGGGACTTTATCATGGTAGGCTATACGCTCCCGAACGGGACTGAGGTCATGTACTGA
- a CDS encoding uncharacterized protein (EggNog:ENOG41~TransMembrane:1 (i483-499o)) — protein sequence MPRKGSQKVKTGCLTCKIRKIKCDEAKPHCLRCTSTQRICDGYAPEAYRTHSWDELLSSNAIIPSPSNGRSNREGRAIDFFLHVAAPNLSNYPDKEFWTRLVPMACQQEPAVRHAAIAISSIYEQLRDGRSDALDYPGGRFALSHYHQALSHLTRKSNSEFTMLFLCILFVCIETLQKNVPAAIEHCRHGITILNNATMTPWVREKLTPMFVRLSIFPFFFGSTVTTFPSLSDLVTGATAPYTTLEESLSALELLQARSVRFIRSSDTYRQGIMYRVEFPNNLHQEQSAILAALGQWLHDFSIFREAYPPTSHDAKAPYLGTLIKGLVCKIWVGGVLDKTEMGYDNQLASFKAVVDAAEKIISLLPPAQTLYSKSKFTFGMGYMPPLYLVVIKCRNLNIRRAALKAMVSLATCQENLWDLSVMSATGRRVIELEHGINLETFDREDLPDAHVFVPPDEMRIRDSIITKSRETQIDASKQSTRYMLVSFLFATLAGFSFVDEWLPIGPVPTSST from the exons ATGCCCAGAAAGGGGTCGCAGAAGGTCAAGACAGGATGTTTAACATGCAA GATACGAAAGATCAAATGCGACGAGGCCAAACCTCATTGTCTGAGGTGCACGAGTACACAGAGAATTTGTGATGGCTATGCACCTGAGGCTTACCGGACTCACTCTTGGGATGAGCTTCTAAGTTCGAATGCTATTATCCCTTCTCCAAGTAATGGTCGCAGCAATCGGGAAGGCAGAGCCATTGACTTTTTTCTCCATGTGGCCGCCCCCAACCTATCGAATTACCCTGATAAGGAATTCTGGACACGCCTCGTTCCAATGGCTTGCCAGCAAGAGCCCGCCGTTCGTCATGCAGCCATCGCTATCAGCTCCATCTACGAGCAGCTCAGGGACGGTCGATCGGATGCTCTCGACTACCCCGGCGGCCGATTCGCCCTCAGCCACTACCACCAGGCCCTGTCACACCTCACCCGCAAGTCAAACAGTGAGTTCACGATGCTGTTCCTCTGTATTCTCTTCGTGTGCATAGAGACCCTGCAGAAGAATGTACCCGCCGCCATCGAACATTGCAGGCATGGTATAACAATTTTGAACAATGCAACGATGACGCCCTGGGTCCGGGAGAAACTTACGCCTATGTTTGTCCGATTGAGtatctttcccttttttttcggcAGCACGGTCACTACGTTTCCTTCCCTAAGCGACCTGGTGACTGGTGCCACAGCTCCATATACTACGCTCGAAGAAAGCCTGTCTGCTTTAGAGCTCCTCCAGGCACGGTCTGTCCGGTTCATACGCTCCAGCGACACGTACAGGCAAGGAATCATGTACAGGGTGGAATTTCCAAACAATCTCCATCAAGAGCAGTCCGCAATTCTTGCAGCGCTGGGCCAATGGCTTCATGACTTTTCAATCTTTAGAGAAGCGTACCCGCCTACTTCCCACGACGCCAAAGCCCCGTACTTAGGAACACTGATCAAAGGCCTTGTCTGCAAAATATGGGTGGGAGGCGTGCTTGACAAAACTGAAATGGGTTATGATAATCAACTGGCCTCCTTCAAGGCAGTCGTCGATGCCGCGGAAAAAATTATCTCATTGCTCCCACCAGCGCAAACCCTGTACTCTAAGTCTAAGTTTACATTCGGGATGGGTTATATGCCACCCTTATATCTGGTAGTGATCAAGTGCCGAAACTTGAACATTCGACGTGCAGCCCTCAAGGCCATGGTCAGCCTCGCAACATGCCAAGAAAATTTATGGGATCTCTCGGTAATGTCTGCTACCGGCCGGCGCGTCATCGAATTGGAGCATGGTATCAACCTTGAGACATTCGATAGAGAAGATCTGCCAGATGCACACGTGTTTGTCCCTCCTGATGAGATGCGCATCCGCGATTCGATTATCACGAAATCGAGAGAAACGCAAATTGATGCATCCAAGCAGAGCACGCGATACATGCTGGTTTCCTTCCTATTCGCGACTTTGGCAGGATTCAGCTTCGTGGATGAGTGGCTTCCAATCGGCCCAGTGCCCACTTCCTCGACATAG
- a CDS encoding uncharacterized protein (SECRETED:SignalP(1-18)~EggNog:ENOG41~TransMembrane:7 (n3-11c18/19o108-128i140-157o169-193i205-231o251-273i298-315o335-354i)), with product MIVIGVLVACIMPAAVESFHIPTPTVSIIRDAGSASQNTAATITSFQSAGSDGYFTTTKHITIEGVTNDHVTIAGKTIDIAIPTCIQTITPDANGYVPPGTCGAIWDYYPNFPAALVFACIFGILTMIHVWQAIANRKKFCWVIIMASIWETIAFSFRAISTRYQQNTAIYLIFQIFILLSPLWVNAFDYMVLSRMIYYFLKSHSLLSVPATAIATIFVTLDFVSFVIQLVGGSMAGPTASAEDQLKAIHIYMGGIGLQQFFIFVFAALSAAFQREMKRQEHVKGDDSLKMQNGWKRLLYTLYASLGLITIRITFRLIEFSRGSDVSNPLLTSEAFFYFLEALPMSLTILSFNITHPGTILIGPDSEMPSFFSTMKAWRHGRSGKQLLQDSDSPSSYIRE from the exons ATGATTGTCATTGGTGTTCTCGTCGCCTGCATCATGCCTGCTGCAGTCGAAAGCTTCCATATCCCAACACCCACCGTTTCTATTATTAGAGACGCGGGTTCTGCCTCCCAAAATACTGCAGCAACCATCACATCTTTTCAGTCCGCAGGATCGGACGGCTATTTCACTACTACAAAACACATCACCATTGAAGGTGTCACGAATGATCATGTTACAATTGCGGGGAAAACTATTGACATTGCTATTCCAACCTGCATCCAGACAATAACTCCTGACGCAAATGGCTATGTTCCACCGGGGACCTGTGGTGCCATATGGGATTACTATCCCAACTTCCCTGCTGCCCTTGTATTTGCCTGTATTTTTGGCATCCTCACAATGATACATGTTTGGCAAGCTATTGCGAATAGAAAG AAATTTTGCTGggtcatcatcatggcgagCATTTGGGAAACCATTGCCTTTAGTTTCCGCGCCATTAGCACTCGGTATCAGCAGAACACCGCAATCTACCTTATCTTCCAGATATTTATATTGCTGTCTCCTCTGT gGGTCAATGCTTTCGATTACATGGTCCTCAGCCGCATGATATACTACTTTCTCAAGTCACATAGTCTACTTTCCGTGCCAGCCACTGCTATTGCAACTATATTTGTGACCCTTGACTTCGTTTCCTTCGTTATCCAGTTAGTCGGGGGTAGCATGGCCGGTCCCACGGCCTCCGCCGAAGATCAGCTTAAGGCGATTCACATCTACATGGGCGGTATTGGACTGCAGcagttcttcatctttgtcTTCGCCGCTTTGTCGGCCGCGTTTCAAAGAGAGATGAAACGCCAAGAACACGTTAAGGGAGATGACTCATTAAAGATGCAAAACGGGTGGAAGAGACTACTCTACACACTATATGCCTCTCTGGGCCTAATAACC ATCCGCATCACGTTCCGCCTTATCGAATTTTCTCGAGGCTCAGATGTCTCCAACCCTTTGCTCACGTCTGAGGCGTTTTTCTACTTTCTTGAAGCGCTTCCTATGTCGTTGACGATCTTATCATTCAACATCACACATCCTGGAACAATTCTCATTGGGCCTGACTCAGAAATgccaagcttcttctcgacCATGAAGGCCTGGCGGCATGGAAGAAGCGGCAAACAGCTACTGCAAGACAGCGATAGCCCGTCCTCGTATATCCGGGAGTAA
- a CDS encoding uncharacterized protein (CAZy:AA3), with the protein MYLSFAVLRTGSRSGFHPRVENEKTMMHPLWQAAFLGFTFLTSVANAVTLTGYEYVVVGSGAGGGPLAARLALAGHKTLLIEAGDDQGNNPNYTVPAYSAKSSEDEKLAWNFFVRHYADDARQARDYKTSYETPDGQIYTGLDPPLGSKMLGTLYPRTGTLGGCTAHNALVAIYPHRSDFQFIASLTGDDSWSPDNMRKYFVRMENNKYLLPLAKGHGYSGWLDTDRAPLTIPLEDPKLLSMITGGSFALGNYTKLLPNLLNVLLGDANEDSESRDKDGGYFQITLSAGNGQRYGSREFVVAVRDAKNWDGSKKYPLDVRMNCHVTKVVFDELGDEPRATGVEFLDGAYLYKASPRSKSSTKGTPGSVTASKEVIVAGGTYNSPQILKLSGVGPADELKKFGIKVVKDLPGVGTNLQDHYEVAVQGRVPSNWTFLEGCTFSDTDPCLDRWQHPILGDRGTYVSNGFAAAMLMRSSEASEYDAFLFGGPVNFRGYFPGYSYNITSEHDLFTWAILKGHPRNNAGHVKLLSADPLDTPEIVYNYFDTGSGNYAADLMAIREAIGVARDAFKRQLVQVDEILPGANIQSTADVEMYAKDTAWGHHASSTCPIGADGDPMAVLDSSFRVRGVKGLRVVDASVYPRIPGTFTAVSTYMVGEKAADVILSQNK; encoded by the coding sequence ATGTATTTGTCGTTTGCCGTTTTGCGGACGGGATCGAGGTCAGGCTTCCATCCTCGGGTTGAAAACGAAAAGACTATGATGCATCCCTTATGGCAAGCTGCCTTCCTAGGCTTCACCTTCCTGACATCTGTTGCCAATGCCGTTACTCTCACCGGCTATGAATACGTCGTCGTTGGTTCCGGGGCCGGTGGCGGTCCACTAGCCGCGCGACTGGCCCTGGCCGGGCACAAAACGCTTCTCATTGAAGCCGGCGACGACCAGGGGAACAACCCAAACTACACTGTGCCTGCGTACTCTGCAAAATCATCAGAAGATGAGAAACTTGCTTGGAACTTTTTCGTGCGACACTATGCAGATGATGCTCGACAAGCGCGCGACTACAAGACTTCGTATGAGACGCCAGATGGACAGATATACACCGGGTTGGATCCCCCTCTTGGTTCAAAGATGCTTGGAACACTGTATCCTCGTACTGGAACACTAGGTGGATGTACTGCCCACAATGCACTTGTGGCGATCTACCCGCATCGCTCGGACTTCCAATTCATTGCTTCACTGACTGGTGACGATTCTTGGTCCCCCGATAATATGCGAAAGTACTTCGTCAGGATGGAAAATAACAAGTACCTGCTGCCTCTTGCCAAGGGTCATGGCTACAGTGGGTGGTTGGACACAGATCGCGCACCGCTTACGATTCCTCTTGAGGATCCCAAGTTGCTCAGTATGATTACTGGAGGTAGTTTTGCGCTAGGAAATTACACCAAGTTGCTGCCAAATTTACTTAATGTCCTCCTTGGTGATGCCAACGAAGACTCAGAAAGTCGGGATAAGGACGGTGGGTATTTCCAGATTACGCTTTCTGCTGGTAATGGACAGAGATACGGTTCGCGAGAGTTTGTGGTTGCCGTTCGGGATGCCAAGAACTGGGACGGTAGTAAGAAGTATCCTCTTGATGTGAGGATGAACTGCCATGTAACCAAAGTCGTCTTTGATGAATTGGGTGATGAACCTCGCGCTACGGGCGTTGAGTTCCTTGACGGAGCGTACCTTTACAAAGCCAGTCCACGATCAAAGTCTTCTACTAAAGGCACCCCTGGTTCAGTTACTGCCTCCAAGGAAGTTATTGTCGCGGGTGGGACGTATAACTCTCCCCAAATTCTGAAGCTCAGCGGTGTGGGCCCAGCGGACGAACTCAAGAAGTTCGGTATCAAGGTTGTCAAGGATCTGCCTGGCGTAGGAACCAATCTCCAAGACCACTATGAAGTTGCTGTCCAGGGCCGTGTCCCATCTAACTGGACGTTCCTTGAGGGCTGTACATTTTCTGACACCGATCCGTGCCTCGACCGCTGGCAGCATCCTATCCTTGGCGATCGAGGAACCTACGTTTCAAATGGTTTCGCAGCAGCCATGTTGATGAGATCTTCAGAGGCAAGTGAATACGATGCCTTCCTCTTCGGCGGACCCGTCAACTTTCGCGGCTATTTCCCCGGATACAGTTATAACATTACTTCTGAACACGACCTCTTCACCTGGGCCATACTTAAGGGTCATCCACGCAATAACGCTGGGCATGTCAAGCTGCTATCCGCTGACCCTCTAGATACTCCTGAAATTGTCTACAACTACTTCGATACCGGAAGCGGCAACTATGCAGCTGATTTAATGGCCATCCGTGAAGCTATTGGCGTTGCGCGTGACGCTTTCAAAAGACAGCTTGTCCAGGTGGATGAGATTCTGCCAGGAGCAAATATTCAGTCTACTGCCGATGTTGAGATGTATGCCAAGGATACTGCATGGGGCCATCATGCTTCTTCGACGTGTCCTATTGGGGCAGACGGTGACCCCATGGCAGTTTTAGATTCAAGCTTCCGTGTGCGAGGTGTCAAGGGGCTGAGAGTAGTAGATGCGTCTGTTTACCCGAGAATTCCAGGGACATTTACTGCAGTATCGACTTACATGGTTGGCGAAAAGGCAGCAGATGTTATTTTAAGCCAGAACAAATAA